The following proteins are encoded in a genomic region of Brachypodium distachyon strain Bd21 chromosome 1, Brachypodium_distachyon_v3.0, whole genome shotgun sequence:
- the LOC100833838 gene encoding abnormal spindle-like microcephaly-associated protein homolog, with product MNRCELTDPPFRDVSNLRTQKPNPKSPVPLLFTASKTALPGPTPTPLGRRRPRTGAGTPTPVGSRRPLAGAATPLARRLRALELDQSRSARRAECGRERALRAFAASASSWLSLLLRDPSACGCSPAASPTATRAPVAGKRDSLDGARAPGSSPKRHRGRDRCGERRKAMTPAMEVVLRDSLREVCSLDDVKERMDKYMSTDAREEVLVMMCRICKNIDGSRLKMKAHCPIVTDLRLKENAIRIFMCYNPEWLRIGLHIVLGGDCLLQNGLRKQDKEVPFLKLILEKQLFGQLVAPKTSAQNKLVERLHRTGYTEALGNIILKRLFLLVAALDSAKMESAIPLESGIDSLDGGSPPLFCHQSHIKSSRQISRSLGEAMHGEGDLLMHLSSMGYILNYQQLALSEYDFTIGNLFEDLLDGIILCRVVHLLLSDTSIILKVIAPSDTHKKKLHNCTMAIQYIKKAGVPISDADGVTISAEDITNGDKELILSLLWNIFIHMQLPLLANKTSLARELSRLKAPTVEQPVSETKSHMGLLYDWFQVVCEKYDINVETSSKIDRRALNYFINYYLNIGIQRCPPKETFSDCRKELFGYEQETFTDTSSCPTNKMEKVLGDFLQDSPASGILASDILFDEKGAVILIAFLCSHLTSDKRLEQLRNLTNARLDHQSLENKVSAMIISLGKNDVKYQSPQRDNTDNSCTSQERAATIIQTQVREIIAKNKYLKIKKSIAILQGAMRAWSSVIMKSKCKCQTAAFSTRQEAHGNFNRYFTFMLERHRFVRMRRSAIVIQQAVRIWIRGRKRLENIEHFESHEFFKARASSKTDCVCKELCDGENETIPCKDVRTSTASAANPQCLDETDCIDATPLQLGDKHINHVTPIIQLCNCWHDSLASPSPHQSMVESVSINSLSHHLFKVETASIASATKLVHDEDDMDCGGNIFSGASFQNEQPVSAQVDFLLCKDVMAARKIQFAYRRYVHERYSRMSAAIKIQSHWRGFTMRMCFTKQVEAIIAIQSVTRHNLCHWAFQQNRGSTIVIQRFARGFLARKRLLGSSLQAYKGTFALDGSQHERYHQRIELKIVVYSILRLQRWWREVLLHRSIRRSVISIQSSVRGWLVRKKVNRIICCVYVIQRRWRKVMFLESRKRAAIIIQSHVRCWIAQRAAFRKKKCITVIQAFIKAYHVRKASKKEVADIRSRIQKASSQIDDGMRLLNRLIAALSQISDCRSISSIRQTCTTLSFATELSEKCCETLVGAGAVDILLKQIPKLNRGIPDQEVLKQVLITLRNIARFPNLRPVLANTPQLVNIIFQELLRNEEDGFFIACGILKNLCQSKEGHEITAGVLQHRIKRLCSVVEDLEKKVEHDKRNGRTGAKKEDSARRRLGEAASLYHLLTDDFYDLVNRKARSNIRRH from the exons ATGAACCGATGCGAGCTCACCGATCCCCCCTTCCGCGACGTCTCCAATCTCCGCACCCAGAAACCTAACCCCAAATCTCCCGTCCCGCTCCTCTTCACTGCCTCCAAAACAGCACTCCCTGGCCCCaccccgacgcccctcggCCGGAGGAGACCCCGAACCGGCGCCGGGACACCGACGCCCGTCGGCAGCAGGAGgcccctcgccggcgccgcgacGCCCCTCGCCCGGCGCCTCCGCGCGCTCGAGCTCGACCAGTCGCGTTCCGCACGCCGCGCCGAGTGCGGCCGCGAGCGCGCCCTCCGCGCCTTcgcggcctccgcctcgtcATGGCTGTCCCTCCTACTGCGAGACCCCTCCGCCTGCGGCTGCTCCCCTGCTGCGTCCCCCACGGCCACCCGGGCCCCCGTCGCGGGCAAGCGCGACTCTCTCGatggcgcgcgcgcgcccggaAGTAGCCCCAAGCGGCACCGCGGTAGGGATCGTTgtggggagaggaggaaggcgatgaCGCCTGCTATGGAGGTTGTGTTAAGGGACTCCCTGAGGGAGGTGTGCAGCTTGGATGATGTAAAGGAGAGAATGGACAAGTACATGAGCACGGACGCGCGCGAGGAGGTGCTCGTCATGATGTGCCGAATTTGCAAG AACATCGATGGGAGTAGACTGAAGATGAAAGCCCATTGCCCTATTGTGACAGATCTTAGGCTGAAAGAGAATGCGATTAGAATTTTCATGTGTTACAATCCAGAGTGGCTCAGAATAGGTTTGCATATTGTGCTTGGGGGTGATTGCTTGCTGCAGAATGGATTGCGGAAACAGGACAAGGAGGTCCCCTTTCTGAAACTTATTCTGGAGAAGCAGTTGTTTGGTCAACTTGTGGCTCCAAAGACTTCTGCTCAGAACAAGTTGGTAGAAAGGCTCCACAGAACAGGTTATACCGAAGCATTGGGCAACATCATATTGAAAAGACTGtttcttcttgttgctgctttAGACAGTGCGAAAATGGAAAGTGCCATACCTCTTGAATCTGGAATCGATAGCCTTGATGGTGGATCCCCTCCATTGTTTTGCCACCAAAGCCACATAAAATCTAGCAGGCAAATATCCAGG TCTTTGGGCGAGGCCATGCATGGAGAAGGTGATCTCCTGATGCACCTATCATCCATGGGCTACATACTGAATTATCAACAG CTTGCTCTATCAGAGTATGATTTCACTATAGGGAATTTATTTGAAGATCTCCTTGATGGCATAATTCTTTGTAGAGTTGTTCATCTCCTTCTTTCTGACACTTCGATCATTTTG AAAGTGATTGCTCCTTCAGACACGCATAAAAAGAAATTGCACAATTGCACCATGGCTATCCAGTATATCAAGAAAGCTGGCGTTCCAATATCTGATGCAGATGGAGTCACAATTTCAGCAGAAGACATTACTAATGGGGACAAGGAACTAATTCTTTCGTTGTTATGGAACATTTTCATCCATATGCAG TTACCCTTGCTAGCAAACAAGACTTCACTAGCTCGTGAACTATCGAGGCTAAAGGCACCAACGGTG GAACAACCAGTCTCTGAGACCAAGTCACACATGGGCTTGCTTTATGATTGGTTTCAG GTGGTATGTGAAAAATATGACATAAACGTGGAAACTTCTTCTAAGATTGACAGGAGAGCGCTGAACTACTTTATAAATTATTATTTGAACATTGGCATTCAGAGGTGTCCACCCAAG GAAACATTTTCTGATTGTCGAAAGGAATTGTTTGGTTATGAACAGGAGACTTTCACTGATACCTCTAGCTGTCCAACAAACAAAATGGAAAAGGTTCTTGGAGACTTTCTCCAG GATTCTCCAGCTAGTGGCATCTTAGCCAGTGATATATTATTTGATGAAAAGGGTGCAGTAATTTTGATTGCATTTCTATGTTCACATCTGACTAGTGATAAAAGATTG GAACAACTAAGGAATTTAACCAATGCGAGGCTGGACCACCAAAGCCTGGAGAATAAAGTTTCGGCTATGATTATATCTCTGGGAAAGAATGATGTGAAGTATCAATCCCCTCAGAGAGATAACACAGATAATTCATGCACTAGCCAGG AGCGGGCTGCTACAATTATACAGACTCAAGTCAGAGAAATTATTGCAAAGAACAAATATCTTAAGATTAAGAAGTCAATAGCTATCCTGCAAGGTGCTATGCGAGCTTGGTCATCTGTCATCATGAAAAGCAAATGTAAATGTCAAACTGCTGCCTTCTCTACTCGCCAGGAAGCGCATG GAAACTTCAACAGATATTTCACTTTTATGTTAGAAAGACATAGATTTGTGCGAATGAGAAGATCTGCTATTGTGATTCAGCAGGCTGTAAGGATTTGGATTAGGGGAAGAAAGAGGCTTGAGAACATTGAGCATTTTGAAAGTCATGAGTTCTTCAAAGCTAGAGCTTCATCGAAAACTGATTGCGTTTGCAAAGAACTGTGTGATGGTGAGAATGAAACCATACCATGCAAGGATGTGCGTACATCAACAGCTTCGGCTGCTAACcctcaatgccttgatgagaCTGACTGTATAGATGCCACTCCTCTGCAGCTTGGTGACAAACACATCAACCATGTAACTCCTATCATTCAGCTCTGCAATTGTTGGCATGATTCTTTAGCTTCTCCCAGTCCACATCAGAGTATGGTTGAGAGTGTCTCCATTAATTCTCTCAGTCACCACCTATTTAAGGTTGAGACTGCCAGCATAGCATCAGCCACTAAACTTGTGCATGatgaggatgatatggactgTGGAGGCAATATTTTTTCTGGAGCTTCATTCCAGAATGAACAGCCTGTATCTGCACAGGTCGATTTCTTGCTTTGCAAAGATGTAATGGCTGCTCGAAAGATACAGTTTGCATACAGAAGATATGTACACGAAAGATACTCAAGAATGTCTGCTGCAATCAAAATTCAGAGCCACTGGCGTGGTTTCACCATGCGAATGTGTTTTACAAAGCAAGTTGAAGCTATCATTGCCATCCAATCTGTAACAAGACACAACTTGTGCCATTGGGCTTTTCAACAAAATCGCGGTTCCACGATAGTAATTCAACGTTTTGCCAGAGGATTTTTAGCTAGAAAGCGACTATTAG GTTCTTCGCTGCAAGCCTACAAAGGAACTTTTGCACTTGACGGAAGTCAACACGAAAGATATCACCAACGTATTGAACTAAAAATTGTGGTGTACTCAATCTTAAGGCTACAAAGATGGTGGAGGGAAGTTCTATTGCACCGGTCTATCAGAAGATCAGTAATCTCAATTCAATCCTCGGTACGTGGTTGGTTGGTTCGGAAAAAAGTAAATCGAATTATCTGCTGTGTCTACGTCATTCAA AGACGGTGGAGAAAGGTTATGTTTCTTGAATCAAGGAAAAGAGCTGCAATTATTATCCAGTCCCATGTTCGTTGTTGGATAGCACAACGGGCTGCttttagaaaaaagaagtgtATTACTGTTATCCAG GCCTTTATTAAAGCCTACCATGTGAGGAAAGCTTCAAAGAAAGAAGTTGCTGATATAAGATCTAGAATACAGAAGGCTTCTTCACAAATTGATGATGGCATGCGCCTGCTCAACAGACTAATTGCTGCACTATCGCAAATCAGTGACTGTAGGAGCATCAGCAGCATTCGACAAACTTGCACAACATTAA GTTTTGCTACAGAGCTTTCTGAGAAATGCTGCGAGACACTTGTTGGTGCGGGTGCTGTAGACATTCTTTTGAAGCAAATCCCTAAGCTGAATCGCGGGATCCCTGACCAGGAAGTCTTAAAGCAAGTGCTGATTACTCTGAGGAACATTGCACGCTTCCCAAATCTTCGACCAGTGTTAGCTAACACTCCACAATTAGTTAACATAATATTCCAGGAGTTGCTGAG GAACGAAGAGGACGGGTTTTTCATTGCATGTGGTattttgaagaacttgtgcCAGTCCAAAGAGGGCCATGAAATCACTGCTGGAGTCCTACAACACCGCATAAAAAGGCTGTGCAGTGTGGTGGAAGACCTTGAGAAGAAGGTGGAGCATGACAAGAG GAACGGTCGCACCGGAGCAAAAAAGGAGGACAGTGCACGGCGGCGCCTCGGGGAGGCTGCCAGTCTCTACCATCTTCTCACCGATGACTTCTATGATCTGGTTAATCGGAAAGCTAGATCTAACATCAGGAGGCATTAG
- the LOC100834147 gene encoding condensin-2 complex subunit H2 isoform X2 gives MEDGSGGGEGSTSGGRFQILQANRDPESNWELDVAKSLEEYLLKICSGEISGEDGAHNVNFAEAALLLQGSVQVYSRKVEYLYSLVLNALEFLSQNKQDQQQKGSAEANENDPSITPNEEDDMFVGLDDVPAETRTTLDNSLDRDDLRRKIVRPPANLLVFEGDGIDSEASELDSYLLATCGFYGDFLLLDPCDAPAVVDFLQGKKSGEEDILTHKGGLARSKSRNNIFTSPNGRSGGTGLRRTPGKVQEGNLDQTQESNLDQSQEINPDQTQGDACDFKVNDSNWSDHPVDHDFPDANMSQPDDADAGCPDLGDDSDDEDPYKPLNPHDPGNLKIRPYRRVKGFARHVIGAPKKKTLAYLFPMAKMDGVVSPELAKSFEVHMSQQEKLHASESLPLYEKLRMSLETGDENCHVFGDLKDDNEPNIAVNDFDDINEPDTLNDMYDMDVNMDIPTYTDKDDAPLDEAQVTQESMDGHESLEDLCRSHLDLLLASIAEAEQQTELDARVSTWKERIEHALEEQDRNPPFDIGVYGEQILHTLSSKADTGTASFSEIVSGKPKYEAARTFSALLQLVNGRSVDLDKGLKGQATNELVCYTAANPFHVKLIGPNRRPEMEARFARKRVKSPQQSCGEDGGPSLVQQKSSKEKPHKNGKASVKAAVGLTPDGKRRRKSVLVQAFNLEFS, from the exons ATGgaggacggcagcggcggcggagaggggaGCACCAGCGGAGGGAGGTTCCAGATACTGCAGGCGAACCGGGACCCCGAGTCGAACTGGGAGTTGGACGTCGCCAAGAGCCTCGAGGAGTACCTCCTCAAGATCTGCTCCGGCGAGATCTCCGGCGAAGACGGGGCCCACAACGTCAACTTCGCCGAAG CGGCGCTATTACTCCAGGGATCAGTTCAAGTTTACAGCCGCAAGGTGGAGTACTTGTACTCATTGGTGCTAAATGCGTTGGAATTTCTCTCGCAGAATAA GCAAGATCAACAACAAAAGGGTTCTGCGGAAGCTAATGAAAATGATCCTAGCATTACTCCCAATGAAGAAGATGATATGTTTGTAGGGTTAGATGATGTTCCAG CGGAAACAAGAACCACTTTGGATAACAGTCTTGACCGAGATGATTTGCGAAGAAAAATTGTGAGGCCACCGGCAAATCTATTGGTGTTTGAAGGAGACGGTATTGATAGCGAAGCAAGCGAGCTGGATTCGTATTTG TTAGCAACATGTGGTTTTTATGGAGATTTTCTCCTGCTAGATCCATGTGATGCACCAGCTGTTGTTGACTTTttgcaaggaaaaaaatcagGCGAAGAAGATATTCTGACTCACAAAGGTGGCTTGGCACGGTCTAAAAGTCGAAACAATATCTTCACTTCCCCAAATGGAAGATCTGGGGGTACTGGTCTAAGACGAACCCCTGGGAAAGTCCAAGAAGGAAATCTAGATCAAACTCAGGAGAGCAATCTTGATCAATCTCAAGAAATAAATCCAGATCAAACTCAAGGAGATGCGTGTGACTTCAAAGTAAATGACAGTAATTGGTCTGATCATCCTGTTGACCATGATTTTCCTGATGCGAACATGTCCCAGCCAGATGATGCAGATGCTGGGTGCCCAGATCTTGGGGATGATTCTGATGATGAGGATCCATATAAACCTTTGAATCCCCATGATCCTGGCAACCTAAAGATCAGACCTTATAGGAGAG TTAAAGGTTTTGCGAGACATGTTATTGGTGCTCCAAAGAAGAAAACTCTTGCATATCTATTTCCTATGGCAAAGATGGATGGTGTTGTTAGTCCTGAACTAGCAAAATCTTTTGAAGTGCATATGTCTCAGCAGGAAAAACTCCATGCGTCCGAATCACTTCCTCTTTATGAAAAG CTTAGGATGTCACTTGAAACCGGAGATGAAAATTGCCATGTGTTTGGAGATTTGAAGGATGACAATGAGCCCAATATTGCTGTGAATGATTTTGATGATATTAATGAGCCAGATACGCTGAATGATATGTATGACATGGATGTTAATATGGACATACCAACATACACAGATAAG GATGACGCACCACTTGATGAGGCTCAAGTTACACAGGAAAGCATGGATGGACATGAAAGCCTTGAGGATTTGTGTCGGTCACATCTG GATCTTCTACTTGCTAGCATAGCTGAGGCCGAACAGCAGACCGAGCTGGATGCACGAGTTTCAACTTGGAAAGAACGAATAGAGCATGCCTTGGAAGAGCAG GATAGAAACCCGCCTTTTGATATCGGTGTTTATGGAGAGCAAATCCTTCACACACTCTCATCAAAAGCTGACACAGGGACTGCGTCATTCAGTGAGATTGTTAGTGGCAAACCAAAGTATGAAGCTGCAAGAACATTCTCTGCCCTTCTCCAGCTG GTGAACGGCAGAAGTGTTGATTTAGACAAAGGACTAAAAGGACAAGCTACGAATGAGTTGGTGTGTTACACAGCTGCCAACCCATTCCATGTAAAGCTCATTGGTCCCAACCGGAGACCAGAAATGGAGGCACGTTTCGCACGTAAGAGAGTCAAGTCCCCTCAACAAAGCTGCGGCGAAGATGGTGGGCCCTCTCTGGTGCAACAGAAGTCTTCTAAGGAGAAGCCACATAAAAATGGCAAGGCTTCAGTTAAGGCAGCAGTTGGATTGACACCTGACGGGAAGCGAAGGCGAAAGTCGGTACTGGTGCAGGCATTCAATCTGGAATTCAGCTGA
- the LOC100834147 gene encoding condensin-2 complex subunit H2 isoform X1 yields MEDGSGGGEGSTSGGRFQILQANRDPESNWELDVAKSLEEYLLKICSGEISGEDGAHNVNFAEAALLLQGSVQVYSRKVEYLYSLVLNALEFLSQNKQDQQQKGSAEANENDPSITPNEEDDMFVGLDDVPAETRTTLDNSLDRDDLRRKIVRPPANLLVFEGDGIDSEASELDSYLLATCGFYGDFLLLDPCDAPAVVDFLQGKKSGEEDILTHKGGLARSKSRNNIFTSPNGRSGGTGLRRTPGKVQEGNLDQTQESNLDQSQEINPDQTQGDACDFKVNDSNWSDHPVDHDFPDANMSQPDDADAGCPDLGDDSDDEDPYKPLNPHDPGNLKIRPYRRVKGFARHVIGAPKKKTLAYLFPMAKMDGVVSPELAKSFEVHMSQQEKLHASESLPLYEKLRMSLETGDENCHVFGDLKDDNEPNIAVNDFDDINEPDTLNDMYDMDVNMDIPTYTDKKDDAPLDEAQVTQESMDGHESLEDLCRSHLDLLLASIAEAEQQTELDARVSTWKERIEHALEEQDRNPPFDIGVYGEQILHTLSSKADTGTASFSEIVSGKPKYEAARTFSALLQLVNGRSVDLDKGLKGQATNELVCYTAANPFHVKLIGPNRRPEMEARFARKRVKSPQQSCGEDGGPSLVQQKSSKEKPHKNGKASVKAAVGLTPDGKRRRKSVLVQAFNLEFS; encoded by the exons ATGgaggacggcagcggcggcggagaggggaGCACCAGCGGAGGGAGGTTCCAGATACTGCAGGCGAACCGGGACCCCGAGTCGAACTGGGAGTTGGACGTCGCCAAGAGCCTCGAGGAGTACCTCCTCAAGATCTGCTCCGGCGAGATCTCCGGCGAAGACGGGGCCCACAACGTCAACTTCGCCGAAG CGGCGCTATTACTCCAGGGATCAGTTCAAGTTTACAGCCGCAAGGTGGAGTACTTGTACTCATTGGTGCTAAATGCGTTGGAATTTCTCTCGCAGAATAA GCAAGATCAACAACAAAAGGGTTCTGCGGAAGCTAATGAAAATGATCCTAGCATTACTCCCAATGAAGAAGATGATATGTTTGTAGGGTTAGATGATGTTCCAG CGGAAACAAGAACCACTTTGGATAACAGTCTTGACCGAGATGATTTGCGAAGAAAAATTGTGAGGCCACCGGCAAATCTATTGGTGTTTGAAGGAGACGGTATTGATAGCGAAGCAAGCGAGCTGGATTCGTATTTG TTAGCAACATGTGGTTTTTATGGAGATTTTCTCCTGCTAGATCCATGTGATGCACCAGCTGTTGTTGACTTTttgcaaggaaaaaaatcagGCGAAGAAGATATTCTGACTCACAAAGGTGGCTTGGCACGGTCTAAAAGTCGAAACAATATCTTCACTTCCCCAAATGGAAGATCTGGGGGTACTGGTCTAAGACGAACCCCTGGGAAAGTCCAAGAAGGAAATCTAGATCAAACTCAGGAGAGCAATCTTGATCAATCTCAAGAAATAAATCCAGATCAAACTCAAGGAGATGCGTGTGACTTCAAAGTAAATGACAGTAATTGGTCTGATCATCCTGTTGACCATGATTTTCCTGATGCGAACATGTCCCAGCCAGATGATGCAGATGCTGGGTGCCCAGATCTTGGGGATGATTCTGATGATGAGGATCCATATAAACCTTTGAATCCCCATGATCCTGGCAACCTAAAGATCAGACCTTATAGGAGAG TTAAAGGTTTTGCGAGACATGTTATTGGTGCTCCAAAGAAGAAAACTCTTGCATATCTATTTCCTATGGCAAAGATGGATGGTGTTGTTAGTCCTGAACTAGCAAAATCTTTTGAAGTGCATATGTCTCAGCAGGAAAAACTCCATGCGTCCGAATCACTTCCTCTTTATGAAAAG CTTAGGATGTCACTTGAAACCGGAGATGAAAATTGCCATGTGTTTGGAGATTTGAAGGATGACAATGAGCCCAATATTGCTGTGAATGATTTTGATGATATTAATGAGCCAGATACGCTGAATGATATGTATGACATGGATGTTAATATGGACATACCAACATACACAGATAAG AAGGATGACGCACCACTTGATGAGGCTCAAGTTACACAGGAAAGCATGGATGGACATGAAAGCCTTGAGGATTTGTGTCGGTCACATCTG GATCTTCTACTTGCTAGCATAGCTGAGGCCGAACAGCAGACCGAGCTGGATGCACGAGTTTCAACTTGGAAAGAACGAATAGAGCATGCCTTGGAAGAGCAG GATAGAAACCCGCCTTTTGATATCGGTGTTTATGGAGAGCAAATCCTTCACACACTCTCATCAAAAGCTGACACAGGGACTGCGTCATTCAGTGAGATTGTTAGTGGCAAACCAAAGTATGAAGCTGCAAGAACATTCTCTGCCCTTCTCCAGCTG GTGAACGGCAGAAGTGTTGATTTAGACAAAGGACTAAAAGGACAAGCTACGAATGAGTTGGTGTGTTACACAGCTGCCAACCCATTCCATGTAAAGCTCATTGGTCCCAACCGGAGACCAGAAATGGAGGCACGTTTCGCACGTAAGAGAGTCAAGTCCCCTCAACAAAGCTGCGGCGAAGATGGTGGGCCCTCTCTGGTGCAACAGAAGTCTTCTAAGGAGAAGCCACATAAAAATGGCAAGGCTTCAGTTAAGGCAGCAGTTGGATTGACACCTGACGGGAAGCGAAGGCGAAAGTCGGTACTGGTGCAGGCATTCAATCTGGAATTCAGCTGA
- the LOC100834448 gene encoding 18.8 kDa class V heat shock protein, producing the protein MDYPTEEVHEHPGLRAANPWRQWWQWQLYSLLSSSSSPSPATRPPNHVGWDETAAAHIFTASLPGVRKEEVRVEVEDGKYLVIRTELDGAEADRRSFARKFRLPGMVDAAGISAEYEHGVLTVTVPRMHTRARPVVDLAGPGPACDPVARAA; encoded by the exons ATGGATTACCCAACGGAGGAGGTGCACGAGCACCCAGGGCTCCGAGCGGCCAATCCATGGCGCCAGTGGTGGCAGTGGCAGCTCTACTCCCTcctctcatcttcttcttctccgtctccggccACGCGGCCGCCCAACCACGTCGGCTGGGAcgagaccgccgccgcgcacaTCTTCACCGCCAGCCTCCCCG GCgtgaggaaggaggaggtgagggtggaggtggaggacgggAAATACCTGGTCATCCGCACCGAGCTCGACGGCGCGGAAGCCGACCGGAGAAGCTTCGCGAGAAAGTTCCGGCTGCCTGGGATGGTGGACGCCGCCGGCATCTCCGCCGAGTACGAGCACggcgtgctgaccgtgacggtCCCGAGGATGCACACCCGGGCTCGGCCCGTTGTGGATCTCGCTGGGCCGGGGCCGGCCTGCGACCCTGTGGCCCGGGCTGCTTGA